In Panacibacter ginsenosidivorans, the following proteins share a genomic window:
- a CDS encoding cupin domain-containing protein: MEEKFNEATSQRSQDHLLDAPLVSINLLAFTEQLKQESTWKESDRNSIAVFKTDGMRIVLIGLHAGAEMAKHTANGHISVQVLEGQLKFTTDVRSVELSKGQMLALHERIPHSVLAIKETVFLLTLTTALAGKE; this comes from the coding sequence ATGGAAGAAAAATTTAATGAAGCAACTTCGCAACGTTCACAGGATCATCTTTTAGATGCACCATTAGTCTCAATAAACCTTCTGGCTTTTACAGAGCAATTAAAACAAGAGTCAACCTGGAAAGAAAGCGATCGGAACAGTATAGCTGTTTTTAAAACAGATGGGATGCGTATTGTGCTTATCGGTCTTCATGCAGGTGCTGAAATGGCAAAACATACAGCCAACGGTCATATTAGCGTACAGGTACTTGAAGGGCAATTAAAATTTACTACCGATGTCAGATCTGTTGAATTAAGTAAAGGGCAAATGCTGGCACTTCATGAACGTATTCCTCATAGTGTACTTGCCATAAAAGAAACCGTGTTTTTATTAACACTCACAACAGCATTAGCAGGAAAGGAATGA
- a CDS encoding DUF488 domain-containing protein, whose product MIRSKQNKTIWTIGHSTRTLDEFIAMLKSFQIELLADIRSFPGSRRYPHFNKEALEVSLPENNIKYIHLRELGGRRKVRPDSVNTGWRVAAFRGYADYMETDAFKIAIKELEAIALKERTAYMCSEAVWWRCHRSLVSDYLKVYKWKVIHIMGIGKSEEHPYTRPARIVGNHLFYNNE is encoded by the coding sequence ATGATAAGGTCAAAACAAAATAAAACGATTTGGACAATCGGCCATTCTACCCGTACCCTTGATGAATTTATTGCTATGCTAAAATCTTTCCAGATTGAATTGCTCGCAGATATAAGAAGTTTTCCCGGCTCAAGACGGTATCCCCATTTTAATAAAGAAGCACTTGAAGTTTCATTACCCGAAAACAACATAAAATATATTCATCTAAGAGAACTCGGAGGACGAAGGAAAGTACGACCTGATTCCGTTAATACGGGTTGGCGTGTTGCTGCATTCAGAGGATATGCAGACTATATGGAGACTGATGCTTTTAAAATAGCCATAAAAGAACTTGAAGCCATTGCCTTAAAAGAACGAACTGCCTACATGTGTTCTGAAGCCGTTTGGTGGCGTTGTCATCGGTCGCTTGTTTCAGATTATCTCAAGGTTTACAAATGGAAAGTAATACATATTATGGGTATCGGAAAAAGTGAAGAACATCCCTACACAAGGCCTGCACGAATTGTTGGAAATCATCTTTTCTATAATAATGAATAG
- the tkt gene encoding transketolase encodes MKPIEQSGINTVRLLSVDAVQKANSGHPGTPMALAPTGHVLWTKFMNYNPRNPEWPNRDRFILSCGHACMLQYSYLYMCGYDISMDDIKNFRQLHSKTAGHPEYGLLDGIEVTTGPLGQGFANGVGMGIAQQYLASRYNKPGFKLFDYIIYAICSDGDIMEGVAAEAASLAGHLKLGNLVYLYDDNHITIEGETSLAFSEDVTERFQGYGWHIQSVADGNDTDAIAVAIENAKKETRRPSLIKIRTHIGFGSPNKADTAAAHGSPLGKDEVRLVKANFGFDPDESFVVADDVLNYYREKGKAGIKKEEEWNELYKRYKETYPYEATEYELFKTGRLPEGWEDNLPIFKPDAKGIATRKASGKTLNAIAQKLPLLIGGSADLAPSTDTNLNDFESFTDENHSGRNFHFGIREHAMGAILNGMALTKGIIPYGATFLIFSDYMRPPIRLAAIMKIRTVMVYTHDSIGLGEDGTTHQPIEQLIGLRSVPNLIVIRPADANETAQAWRIALEHSGGPVALILTRQELPVIDQDKYAKASGLEQGAYILSDCNGVPQLILIGTGSEVHLLLEAQEKLKTESIEARVVSFPCWELFDEQSEEYKLKIFPKSIRKRLAVEAGSPIGWCKYVTDEGDVIGITKFGESAPGDQVMKEYGFSVKNIIERAKALLK; translated from the coding sequence ATGAAGCCAATTGAACAGTCCGGAATTAATACAGTTCGCCTGTTGTCGGTCGATGCGGTACAAAAAGCTAACTCGGGTCATCCTGGAACTCCAATGGCTCTTGCGCCAACAGGGCATGTGCTTTGGACAAAATTTATGAATTACAACCCGCGGAATCCTGAATGGCCTAATCGCGACCGCTTCATTTTATCATGCGGTCATGCGTGCATGTTGCAATATAGTTATCTGTATATGTGCGGTTATGATATCAGCATGGATGACATAAAAAACTTCAGGCAATTGCACAGTAAAACCGCCGGGCATCCTGAATATGGTTTATTAGATGGCATTGAAGTAACGACAGGTCCCCTGGGACAGGGTTTTGCAAATGGAGTGGGCATGGGTATCGCACAACAATATCTTGCCTCACGTTATAATAAGCCTGGTTTTAAATTATTTGACTACATAATTTATGCCATCTGCAGTGATGGAGATATTATGGAAGGAGTTGCTGCCGAAGCAGCTTCGCTTGCAGGTCATTTGAAATTGGGGAATCTTGTTTATTTATACGATGATAACCACATTACTATTGAAGGAGAAACTTCACTCGCATTTAGCGAAGATGTAACAGAGCGTTTCCAGGGTTATGGATGGCATATTCAATCTGTAGCGGATGGTAACGATACAGATGCGATTGCGGTTGCTATAGAAAATGCAAAAAAAGAAACCAGGCGACCTTCGCTCATTAAGATCCGCACTCACATTGGATTTGGCAGTCCTAACAAAGCTGATACAGCGGCTGCCCATGGTTCTCCTTTAGGCAAAGATGAAGTAAGATTGGTGAAAGCAAATTTTGGATTTGACCCTGATGAAAGCTTTGTCGTTGCAGATGATGTTTTGAATTACTATCGTGAAAAAGGCAAAGCCGGAATAAAAAAAGAAGAAGAATGGAATGAATTGTATAAAAGATATAAAGAAACATATCCCTATGAAGCAACGGAATATGAACTTTTCAAAACAGGAAGATTACCTGAAGGATGGGAAGATAATTTACCCATATTTAAACCTGATGCAAAAGGTATCGCTACAAGGAAAGCCTCAGGAAAAACGTTGAATGCAATTGCACAGAAATTACCCTTGTTAATTGGCGGCTCTGCCGACCTGGCCCCGTCTACCGATACCAATTTGAATGATTTTGAATCATTCACAGATGAGAATCATAGTGGAAGAAATTTTCATTTTGGCATTCGTGAACACGCTATGGGTGCAATTTTAAATGGAATGGCGCTTACCAAGGGAATTATTCCTTATGGTGCTACATTTCTTATTTTTTCTGATTATATGCGGCCACCCATCCGCCTCGCTGCTATCATGAAAATACGAACAGTGATGGTTTACACGCATGATAGTATTGGGCTGGGCGAAGATGGAACCACTCATCAACCGATAGAACAACTGATTGGTTTAAGGTCTGTTCCCAATTTGATTGTCATTCGTCCCGCGGATGCCAATGAAACAGCACAGGCATGGCGGATAGCGCTTGAACATTCTGGAGGACCCGTTGCATTAATTCTTACACGCCAGGAACTGCCGGTTATTGATCAGGATAAATATGCAAAAGCATCAGGACTTGAGCAAGGAGCTTATATTTTATCTGATTGCAATGGCGTACCACAACTGATTTTGATAGGAACCGGAAGTGAAGTGCACCTGTTACTGGAAGCGCAGGAAAAACTTAAAACAGAATCTATTGAGGCACGTGTAGTAAGCTTTCCATGCTGGGAATTGTTTGACGAGCAAAGCGAAGAATATAAACTAAAAATTTTTCCAAAAAGTATCCGCAAAAGATTAGCGGTTGAAGCAGGTTCACCGATTGGCTGGTGCAAATATGTAACAGACGAAGGAGATGTAATTGGTATTACAAAATTTGGAGAATCAGCTCCAGGCGATCAAGTAATGAAAGAATATGGCTTTTCTGTAAAAAATATAATTGAAAGAGCAAAAGCATTATTGAAATAA
- a CDS encoding helix-turn-helix domain-containing protein: MDLKEQIIAEYLTQGCGFRKLAAKYGISRTTICKWVLIPR, from the coding sequence ATGGACTTAAAAGAACAGATCATTGCGGAGTATTTAACGCAAGGCTGCGGCTTCAGGAAGTTAGCAGCGAAGTATGGCATCAGCAGAACAACCATCTGCAAATGGGTGCTGATTCCCCGATAG
- a CDS encoding YcxB family protein — MTIKTHLSQQDYIKANLVLLYSKWNMKLITGIGIFMFLGSLLTLFADLKYGSGSTILVAFFIMAWIPLLTYFTSRKNYTTNNRISEPIEYTIENSGLSIKGESFTSTLTWDKLYKVSKTKNWILIWQSRQIANMVPGRNISDEQLGYLKNILVQHGIKNNL; from the coding sequence ATGACCATCAAAACCCATCTTTCCCAACAGGACTATATTAAAGCCAATCTTGTTTTACTGTATAGCAAATGGAATATGAAACTAATTACCGGTATTGGTATTTTTATGTTTTTAGGTTCGTTGCTTACGCTTTTCGCTGATCTGAAATATGGTTCAGGTTCTACTATCCTTGTTGCTTTTTTTATAATGGCGTGGATTCCCCTGCTTACTTATTTTACATCAAGAAAAAATTACACTACCAATAACAGGATAAGTGAACCGATAGAATATACCATAGAAAACAGTGGCCTTTCTATAAAAGGTGAATCGTTTACTTCAACACTTACATGGGATAAATTGTATAAAGTAAGTAAAACAAAAAACTGGATACTGATATGGCAGTCACGCCAGATTGCAAACATGGTACCCGGAAGAAATATCAGCGATGAACAGTTGGGCTATTTAAAAAACATTCTTGTGCAGCATGGTATAAAAAATAACCTGTGA
- a CDS encoding radical SAM/SPASM domain-containing protein → MKETYREVEVPVNKRRFFKFSYNSSNKIVTGWEYLIVSLLIGLNVTWLALLRYKNPWKAFSLAAKVINTRKGFKTTHPKIVKRAHKYYMNLHTPGWPSGVFNRGINHSLNLFSQSPDISLFSLVFAITNKCGFQCEHCVEWDNLNRKDSLSASDLVDIINRFYRIGISQVHLSGGEPLNRIEDIIFILDSVPEGIDFWMFTNGYNLSAEKAARLKNHGLTGVIISLDHHESEKHDQFRGIQGSYRKALQSARNVIDSGLLLAFSCCATNDFISMNNLARYARICRDAGASFIQFLEPEAVGHYWQKNVSLNKENKEILEHFFYLLNFDTSYSGYPIASYPAMIKRQNGCPGGGLHFLYVDANGYVHACPFCKNKLFHASAGNLEKNIRSLRERGCSMIEFTSKSNDQLKTN, encoded by the coding sequence ATGAAGGAAACTTATAGAGAAGTGGAGGTACCGGTAAATAAGAGAAGATTTTTCAAATTTTCTTATAACAGTAGCAATAAAATTGTAACTGGGTGGGAATATTTGATTGTAAGCTTGCTAATAGGTTTAAACGTTACCTGGCTTGCACTATTAAGATACAAAAATCCATGGAAGGCATTTTCTCTTGCAGCCAAAGTTATTAATACCAGGAAGGGGTTTAAAACTACACATCCAAAAATTGTAAAAAGGGCTCATAAATATTATATGAATTTGCATACACCTGGTTGGCCATCAGGTGTATTTAACCGCGGTATAAATCATTCATTAAATTTATTTTCACAAAGCCCTGACATTTCATTGTTTTCACTTGTTTTTGCCATAACTAATAAATGTGGCTTTCAATGTGAACATTGCGTTGAGTGGGACAATTTGAACAGGAAAGACAGTTTATCAGCTTCCGATCTCGTTGATATTATAAACCGTTTTTACCGGATAGGTATTTCGCAGGTACACCTAAGCGGAGGAGAACCCCTCAACAGGATTGAAGATATTATTTTTATACTTGATTCAGTTCCTGAAGGGATAGATTTCTGGATGTTTACCAATGGGTATAATTTATCTGCTGAAAAAGCCGCACGGCTAAAAAATCATGGACTTACAGGTGTAATAATCAGTCTTGACCATCATGAATCAGAAAAACATGACCAATTCCGTGGCATACAAGGCTCTTACCGAAAAGCCTTGCAATCTGCCCGAAATGTTATTGATAGTGGATTGTTGCTTGCATTTTCCTGCTGCGCAACAAATGATTTCATATCTATGAATAACCTTGCCAGGTATGCAAGGATTTGCCGTGATGCAGGAGCATCATTCATTCAATTCCTGGAACCAGAAGCTGTTGGTCATTACTGGCAAAAAAATGTCTCACTTAATAAAGAGAATAAAGAAATCCTCGAACATTTTTTTTACCTCTTAAATTTTGATACTTCTTATTCAGGCTATCCAATTGCCAGTTATCCTGCAATGATAAAAAGGCAAAACGGATGCCCCGGAGGAGGATTACATTTTCTTTACGTTGATGCTAATGGATACGTACATGCTTGCCCTTTCTGTAAAAATAAGTTGTTTCATGCCTCTGCCGGGAATTTGGAAAAAAACATTCGCTCATTAAGAGAAAGGGGGTGTTCAATGATTGAATTTACTTCGAAATCCAACGATCAGCTTAAAACAAATTAG
- a CDS encoding YybH family protein: MRNIFVLIVTALTCYGLLSCNGANTGDSAVSKTVNPTFDKQRAGSFIDSINAKFAEQIASGDSVALAAHYWPDAELLLDNSEVAKGNDILSAWGAAIRMGIKEMTFSTTDITGSSTFIIETGNYEMKDGNKSLIDRGKYVVVWENRNGEWKLYRDIGSTSMPAVK, translated from the coding sequence ATGCGGAATATATTTGTACTAATTGTTACAGCACTTACCTGCTATGGCTTGCTCTCCTGTAATGGAGCTAATACCGGGGACTCAGCAGTTTCAAAAACAGTAAACCCAACTTTCGACAAACAACGGGCTGGCTCATTTATAGACAGTATTAATGCAAAATTTGCAGAACAAATTGCTTCGGGAGATTCTGTTGCATTGGCCGCTCATTATTGGCCGGATGCTGAGTTATTGCTTGACAACAGCGAAGTAGCAAAAGGTAATGATATTCTTAGTGCGTGGGGCGCAGCAATACGTATGGGGATTAAAGAAATGACTTTTTCCACAACAGATATAACAGGGAGTTCAACATTTATAATTGAAACAGGCAATTATGAAATGAAAGATGGAAATAAATCATTGATCGACAGAGGCAAGTATGTAGTAGTGTGGGAAAACAGAAATGGAGA